A region of the Meles meles chromosome 18, mMelMel3.1 paternal haplotype, whole genome shotgun sequence genome:
CCTGTCTCATCCACAAGAGGAACCCGGGCCTCTCTCTACATTCTCACACTGGTTCAAGAGGAACAGGACACCTGGACTGGGCTGCCCGATTCCCTTCTGATGTCTTGACATCCAGCCAGGGCCCAGGACATCCTGGAGATGAACAAGCCGCCACCGCCAACCACAAGGCCAAAATCAAAACAGGAAGCAACCTTCCTCTGGTCTCTTCTGCAGAGCTCCCTGTCCCCCAAGATAGTGGTTAGTAAACAGGGGCCTGGGTGCACACTCGGGTAAGAGACTCCAGCACATTGGAGGGTGAGGGTATGTGTGCCCTCAAGCACACACAACTCAGTCCAAGTCAGCTCCCATTCAGCCTCTCTTGTTCTGATCCTGAGGACAGTCCTGGGTGCTGTGCCAGTCCAGGCCCTTCTGATGTGGTGGAGGGTTCTCGGGGGTCTTGGAGAAGgtgctctctcttcccttccccagggGAAACCTTCCTCTGGCTGCAAATGGAGTGAAGAAGAATTCCTGCACCAACAGACAAAAAGGCCACggggaagggagaggatggagagaaggaaggaccACTGGCTAGCAGTCCCTTGTTTTATCCTCGAAAGGATTCACTTTCACCCTCTGGCACAGAAAGTgactgagacagagaaagagaaacttgtTTAGGGTGAAGGAGCTGCGCATGGGGGATCAGAGGGCAGGAAGCTGGGCCATAGGAGACTCACCTGCAGCCACGGAGACATTCAAGGACTCAAGTCCAGGAGGCAGCTGGCGGCCCGGCAGGATGGTAAGGAGAAGCTGGCAGGAGGCTTGAACTGCCAGGGATAGGCCAGAGCCCTCGTTCCCTGCAGGGCACAGAGACACAGGGTTAAGGAGGGCCCAGCTGGACACACAAGGTCCTTGGGACATGCATATCTGAACAAGGAAAAGCGGGGCCATCTACCTACCTAGCACTAGGAGAGTAGGCCGGTCCCAGAGGAACTCCAAGCAGCTAGTGATGGGGATCTCCGAGGACGGGGAAATCTCAGGCCCTGGGCAGCTCACTGTGCCAGCCACGAGCCAGCCCTGCCGGGATTTGgcctgacaaagagaaaaaaatcaagttctagCTCACCAAACTTTCATCAGAGCCCCAGGTGAGGGGTTGGACTTGCCCCTATAGTCACTGATCCCTCAATTCAGTCAACAGTTACTAAGCCCTTAGACTTGGACAGGCTCTGTTCTAGGCTCTGGGGACAGGGCATGGAATGAAACAGGCCAAAATCCCAGCCACCCAGCAGAAAGGTGATTAGGGTGGGCCTCACTGAGGTGACAGtggagggcaggggcgcctgggtggctcagtgggttaagcctctgccttcggctcaggtcatgatctcagggtcctgggatcaagccccacattgggctctctgctcagcggggagcctgcttccaccactctctctgctctgcctacctgtgatctctctgacaaataaataaaatcttatttaaaaaaagaaggagaatctAGGCAGAGATGAGTAAATGCAAAGGCTGAGAGACTGGTCTTATGGGACATGTGTGAGGAACAGCACACCAGCAAGGTGGCGGCCTGCAGGGAGGGAGCAGCTGggactggagagggagacaaaggggCACCTAAGGCAGGACTGGAAAGGCCACTGGAAGAACTTTAGCTCTTACTCTGGGAGAGCTGTAAAGGCTTTgaaaggttttgagcagaggTAAGATGGTCTGACATGTTCCAACAGAATCACTCTGCCAGCTACGTTGAGAGCAAACAGGAGAAGCCTGGTGAGGTCGTTTCTGCACTAATACAGGCAAGAGAGGCAGGAGTGGGAACTGAAGCAATGGGGACacttggtgggaatacaaaaataACTTCAAGGTAAAACCAAAAGAATCTGTGGGTAGGTGGGCCACGGGGTGGGAGAGCAGGAAGAATTAAGACCACCATGGCTCCAGGCCTCCAGGCCTAAACAAAGGGATCCAGTCACTCTGCCTGGACTGGGCAAGCCtagagaaggaaatggggagCAAATTTGAAGTGGGGAGTTTGAAAAGCCCCTCTGATAACAAAAGCAGCTGTAGAATCTGGGACTCACGAGTAAGATCCAGGCTAGGACGTCCACCTGGGAGGCATCCAAGTATAGATAGAATTTAAAGCCTTGAGAATGGATGAAACTAAGAAATGGACACATAAGGAAACAGACCCTAGGACTGGGCCTGGAATCCTTGAGGGGGTTGACTGGTCAAGGAAGCCGCCAAATGCAAGATAAGACTGCCCCCTTGTGTCCAACAAGAGAAGTACAGCTGAAGACCAAAACCTGGAGCAGGAGTGGGGTTTCTTAGGTTTACTCCTTCCTGGATATCAAAGttttttcttgctgttgttgttagtggtggtggtggtgggcaaGAGGTACGCCTGGGGAAGGAGTGAGGTAAAGGGAATGAAGCTAGGAAATCTCTAATTTCACATTCTGCTCTATTTGTGGTTTCGAAAATTCCAGGATCCCTCCCTTCCCAAAGGGATTTGGAAGGACGTAGGGAATGATGCCAAcatcctccccttcctccatcaGCGGCTAGATGAGTGCCCTTGGAGAGACTGAGCTTGgctcatttctgttcttttactcaccgcccccctccccgccattACCTGTAGAAAACCGGCCAGGTCATCAGTGGAGAACACGTCCATCACCTCCATAGCCCCGGCGCTGGCTTTGCTGACTACCGGAGTGAGCGGGCAGCTGTAAATTTCCCCACGACCTGCTTTAAGCTGGGAAATCTCAACCCCGGTGCCCTGCCCTCCCTTGGCCCCCCAAGGGTTAAGGGTGAGAATTCTGGCGATGGGGAGGCCTGGCTGAGGGATCAAGGAGCTTAGAAACTCGGCTGTGCCCCAAACTGGGGCACATGGGGACTAAGGGACTACCGTGCCTGTTTCTCCCGGTGGTGATGACTTTATCCACTCCGAGGAAGTGAGCAGAACGCAGCACGGACCCAAGATTGCGGGGATCCTGAAGCCTCTCGAGGACGAGCCACAGCTGCTGGGGGTCGTCGCCTGGCCTCGCCTCCCCGACCTCTGTCCAAGGCCGAGGCTTCAGCGGGCTGACCTCCATGCAGACGCCCTGGTGGACCTGAGAGGGGCACAGGGCGTCCAGCTTCTGCCGTCTGAGCCGCAGAACGGGGATGTCCCGCGCCTCCGCCATCCGGAGCAGCTCGGCACGCTCTCCCTGCAACCCGGACCTGCCGGCCTGGAGCAGGAGCCTGGCCACGTGGCGACGGGCGGCCCGCAGGGCCAGGAGACAAGGGGACAGGCCAAACAGAAGTTCTAGTCCCCGCTTAGAGCGCGGGGTCGGCGCCAGGTCATCCAGCAGCAGGCGACTCAGCTCCTCCCCGCCTGGCCGCTCCTCACGCCCCGCCGCTCGGGAGAAATGACGCGCGAGGTGGCGACCCGAGTAACCCCAACTCGAGACCCCGACGGCCCAGAGCAGTGCCATGGCCATTGCCCCTGCAGCGTCATCAGGAGCTCTCACTCCCGCCGGTTCCCGCTCCTGGCTCCCCAGTACGGATAAGGGGACCAATGGTCTGGACTCAATCGAAAAGACTACCCAGAACCAGGGAACGGAACCACAGcggcccctccccgcctcccacgTGGGCTACCGCACTTCCGGGTTCAGGCGGCCCGCCCCCTGCCCGCAGATGCACTGCGCAAGCCCGGCCGCCAGGCCGTGCCCACAGCACCTCCCACCGGGCTGGATGAGCAGCGTCCCccccgtcccccccacccccccccacccccccccaccccccccccccccccccccgcgcacCCGCAGCCAGCCGAGTCATCCCTGCGGGTCACTTCATTCCGCGCCCTTCCAGGTCCCAAGAGGTCCCTGAGGCTGGAGGGCCACACTCACCGGGGCACCAGCAAAGGCCAGGTGTTCAACGAGGTCACTGGGGGTGACTCC
Encoded here:
- the MRM1 gene encoding rRNA methyltransferase 1, mitochondrial isoform X1; translated protein: MAMALLWAVGVSSWGYSGRHLARHFSRAAGREERPGGEELSRLLLDDLAPTPRSKRGLELLFGLSPCLLALRAARRHVARLLLQAGRSGLQGERAELLRMAEARDIPVLRLRRQKLDALCPSQVHQGVCMEVSPLKPRPWTEVGEARPGDDPQQLWLVLERLQDPRNLGSVLRSAHFLGVDKVITTGRNSCPLTPVVSKASAGAMEVMDVFSTDDLAGFLQAKSRQGWLVAGTVSCPGPEISPSSEIPITSCLEFLWDRPTLLVLGNEGSGLSLAVQASCQLLLTILPGRQLPPGLESLNVSVAAGILLHSICSQRKVSPGEGKREHLLQDPREPSTTSEGPGLAQHPGLSSGSEQERLNGS
- the MRM1 gene encoding rRNA methyltransferase 1, mitochondrial isoform X2; this translates as MAMALLWAVGVSSWGYSGRHLARHFSRAAGREERPGGEELSRLLLDDLAPTPRSKRGLELLFGLSPCLLALRAARRHVARLLLQAGRSGLQGERAELLRMAEARDIPVLRLRRQKLDALCPSQVHQGVCMEVSPLKPRPWTEVGEARPGDDPQQLWLVLERLQDPRNLGSVLRSAHFLGVDKVITTGRNSCPLTPVVSKASAGAMEVMDVFSTDDLAGFLQAKSRQGWLVAGTVSCPGPEISPSSEIPITSCLEFLWDRPTLLVLGNEGSGLSLAVQASCQLLLTILPGRQLPPGLESLNVSVAAARGRFPLGKGRESTFSKTPENPPPHQKGLDWHSTQDCPQDQNKRG